One genomic window of Nicotiana sylvestris chromosome 10, ASM39365v2, whole genome shotgun sequence includes the following:
- the LOC104245512 gene encoding pumilio homolog 23-like, whose translation MLNAANEDISKLQTNQYSSLVLQYVNVQKIIKTTMEIGNTNCLILLAGNEQELLHLIRELIQIYVTSITSLEEHHVLAASKDPSGSRVIESFRNSNISAKQKWKLVAKLRGHFGELSVHPFGSFTVEKCFTASNLSLRETILSEMLPLQSELSKTKQGPYLLRKLDIDGYARQPDQWKSRQASQQSALKEFFATFGPTKTKSLVKENFLADTHSKPKQEKLKDIRKEIKTTLASSKTSNTPFLANQVSKKVKRSKDEKKRHTRDGQ comes from the exons ATGTTAAATGCTGCCAACGAAGACATTTCAAAACTTCAAACTAATCAATACAGCAGTTTAGTTCTGCAG TATGTAAATGTTCAAAAGATCATAAAGACCACTATGGAAATTGGAAACACTA ACTGCTTAATATTATTGGCCGGAAATGAACAGGAATTGTTGCATTTAATTCGA GAACTCATACAGATCTATGTTACTAGTATCACATCTTTGGAAGAACATCATGTTCTTGCGGCATCGAAAGATCCTAGTGGTTCACGGGTCATTGAATCTTTCCGCAACTCGAATATATCGGCAAAGCAAAAATGGAAGTTAGTTGCCAA GCTTCGAGGACATTTTGGTGAGCTCTCAGTGCACCCATTTGGTTCATTTACAGTTGAAAAGTGTTTCACTGCTAGTAACTTGTCCCTGAGAGAAACAATACTGTCGGAAATGCTACCTCTCCAATCAGAGCTATCCAAGACCAAGCAGGGACCTTACTTACTGAGGAAACTCGATATTGACGGGTA tgcAAGGCAACCTGATCAGTGGAAGTCGAGACAAGCATCACAACAATCTGCTCTCAAAGAATTTTTTGCTACATTCGGACCAACGAAAACCAAATCACTTGTAAAGGAGAACTTTCTTGCTGATACTCATTCCAAACCAAAGCAAGAAAAATTGAAAGACATTAGGAAAGAGATCAAGACAACTTTGGCTTCTTCCAAAACATCTAATACCCCCTTTTTGGCTAATCAGGTTTCCAAAAAAGTGAAAAGGTCGAAAGATGAGAAGAAAAGACATACAAGAGATGGTCAGTGA